In a genomic window of Halalkalicoccus sp. CG83:
- the yqeC gene encoding selenium cofactor biosynthesis protein YqeC: MELAESLGATGTVCVVGAGGKKTTLYALANHLDRAVVTATVRIPIFDSRVSRVTVTDDPLAIVENATEWPMGVVPEREGDRYRGYEVETIDELGERTDVPLLVKADGARTRELKAPGEREPQLPRSADTVIPVASAHVVGEPLDERTVHRPERVAALTGLAIGDAVTSDTVATVLASPEGGLRDVPEDARAVPLINKVDDADDERVAREIARGVHERADVDRVVLARMADAEVVDVI; the protein is encoded by the coding sequence ATGGAGCTCGCCGAGTCCCTCGGCGCGACCGGGACGGTCTGCGTGGTCGGCGCCGGGGGGAAGAAGACGACGCTGTACGCGCTGGCGAACCACCTCGATCGGGCGGTCGTCACTGCCACCGTTCGGATCCCGATCTTCGACTCGCGGGTCTCGCGCGTCACGGTGACGGACGACCCCCTCGCGATCGTCGAGAACGCCACCGAGTGGCCGATGGGCGTCGTTCCGGAGCGCGAGGGCGATCGTTACCGGGGGTACGAGGTCGAGACGATCGACGAACTCGGCGAGCGGACGGACGTCCCACTGTTGGTGAAGGCCGACGGCGCGCGCACCCGTGAGCTCAAGGCACCCGGAGAGCGCGAGCCGCAGCTGCCACGGAGCGCTGATACCGTGATCCCCGTCGCGAGCGCGCACGTCGTCGGCGAGCCGCTCGACGAGCGGACGGTCCACCGCCCCGAACGCGTCGCCGCGCTGACCGGCCTCGCTATCGGCGACGCCGTCACCTCCGACACGGTCGCCACGGTGCTCGCGAGTCCGGAGGGCGGGCTGCGGGACGTCCCCGAGGACGCGAGAGCGGTCCCGCTGATCAACAAGGTCGACGATGCCGACGACGAGCGCGTCGCCCGTGAGATCGCACGCGGGGTCCACGAACGCGCCGACGTCGATCGGGTCGTCCTCGCGCGGATGGCCGACGCCGAGGTGGTGGACGTCATCTGA